The following are from one region of the Marinomonas sp. CT5 genome:
- a CDS encoding SIR2 family protein, with protein sequence MNKPSFDSNYVINRVEQYLQSKLAENSEFNDEVNHSASVEISDEGPKVRIKSLTDPETEFSYDISEILYWIERDTYFDELAKWNGVKLEEMHRDAVVFLKETHQYSLFMDLVDAIRRQRIAPFIGAGASLPAGYPSWGNALKSLAKSMGEKVVESTSQLLKACDYLPLAEILFQHNEHLFLNFVQTEFRLKPTHEDDKPIFPPVIDLLPQITSSCIITTNFDRLIEKRFELLRGRPLQGYMYGKQAQNGFVTQLLKGEHCLLKLHGDVEEPQSYVFTDTQYSEAYGTDAIDFTKQLPRSLRQIYVSHSLLFLGCSLEQDRTLELFKSVKDEGHFEIPNHFALLPEPKQDDKPEKMGRLLSMNIKPIWYRTDNHDHSMLEKILMLATDVASKRYSLGAMK encoded by the coding sequence GTGAATAAACCATCTTTTGACAGCAACTATGTTATAAATCGTGTTGAACAATATCTACAAAGTAAGTTAGCGGAAAATTCTGAGTTTAACGATGAGGTAAACCACAGTGCTTCTGTTGAAATCTCTGACGAAGGCCCGAAAGTACGCATTAAAAGCCTAACGGACCCTGAAACTGAGTTTAGCTATGATATCAGCGAAATCCTTTATTGGATTGAACGAGATACCTATTTTGACGAGCTGGCTAAATGGAACGGCGTAAAGCTTGAGGAAATGCACAGAGATGCAGTCGTTTTTTTAAAAGAGACACATCAGTATTCATTATTTATGGATCTTGTTGATGCAATTCGACGACAAAGAATTGCTCCTTTTATTGGTGCGGGAGCATCTCTTCCAGCAGGTTACCCTAGCTGGGGCAATGCTTTAAAATCCCTTGCTAAATCAATGGGCGAAAAGGTTGTAGAGTCAACAAGTCAATTATTAAAAGCTTGTGACTACCTTCCTCTAGCTGAAATATTATTTCAGCATAATGAGCATCTTTTTTTGAATTTTGTTCAAACCGAGTTTAGGTTAAAGCCAACGCATGAAGATGATAAACCTATTTTTCCACCAGTAATTGATCTACTACCTCAAATCACAAGCTCATGTATTATTACAACGAATTTTGACCGCTTAATTGAAAAGCGCTTCGAACTATTAAGAGGAAGGCCACTTCAAGGTTATATGTATGGTAAACAAGCACAAAATGGTTTTGTGACCCAGTTGTTAAAAGGTGAACATTGTTTACTAAAATTGCACGGTGATGTTGAGGAACCTCAGTCATATGTTTTCACTGATACACAATATAGCGAAGCATATGGAACAGATGCTATAGATTTTACTAAGCAACTACCTAGATCACTTCGGCAAATATACGTTAGCCATTCCCTATTGTTTTTAGGATGCTCTTTAGAACAAGATAGAACTCTAGAACTCTTTAAGTCAGTAAAAGATGAAGGGCATTTCGAAATTCCAAACCACTTTGCACTGCTTCCAGAACCAAAGCAAGATGATAAACCAGAAAAAATGGGGAGATTACTTAGTATGAATATCAAACCCATTTGGTATAGAACCGATAATCACGATCACTCTATGCTCGAAAAGATATTAATGCTTGCAACAGATGTGGCTAGTAAAAGATACAGCCTGGGAGCCATGAAGTGA
- a CDS encoding restriction endonuclease subunit S, with protein MNSDWPLIKIDDLKAKNKGALAIGPFGSRMKSDCYVNSGIPVIRGTNLSSGPTFVGDFVYITREKADELRSCNVYKNDLVFPHRGSIGEVGIIQADERYVLSSSMMKLSCDTDKVNPEFLYYFFKSRLGKHELLKNASQVGTPGIGQPLTSLKAIELRLPPLYVQNYVAETLSSINKKIDANNSLNNTLEEMARAIFKSWFVDFDPVKAKMNGQQPVGMDEATAALFPEKLVESELGLIPEGWKLNTLSNLIQLTGGGTPKRSEETYWNGSIPWFSVKDVPSGSNVFVVDTEERITELGLQKSSTKLLPKGTTIITARGTVGKLALIGSDMCMNQSCYGIRGKDVGDYFNYFNLKEAVSTLQQNTHGAVFDTITTKTFDTYTIAFSGIELANKFDVIVSPFLQKIESNVRENIELSILRDTLLPKLLSGEVKLDTMEISGE; from the coding sequence ATGAATTCTGATTGGCCTTTAATAAAGATCGATGATCTGAAAGCCAAAAATAAAGGTGCTCTTGCTATTGGCCCTTTTGGTTCAAGGATGAAAAGCGATTGCTATGTAAATAGTGGCATCCCTGTGATCCGTGGTACAAATTTATCCTCAGGGCCGACTTTTGTAGGCGATTTTGTATACATAACTCGTGAAAAAGCTGATGAATTAAGAAGTTGTAATGTTTATAAAAATGATCTCGTTTTCCCCCATAGAGGTTCTATAGGTGAGGTGGGGATTATCCAAGCTGATGAGAGGTATGTACTTTCATCCAGCATGATGAAGCTAAGCTGTGATACTGATAAAGTAAACCCTGAGTTTCTTTACTATTTTTTCAAAAGTAGATTAGGCAAGCATGAACTTCTAAAGAATGCATCCCAAGTTGGAACTCCAGGAATAGGCCAGCCTTTAACTTCGCTAAAAGCAATTGAGTTAAGGCTCCCTCCTTTGTATGTCCAAAACTATGTTGCCGAAACTCTATCATCGATTAATAAAAAAATTGATGCTAACAACAGTCTAAATAACACCCTAGAAGAAATGGCGCGAGCCATCTTTAAATCATGGTTTGTCGATTTCGATCCCGTCAAAGCCAAAATGAACGGCCAGCAGCCAGTCGGTATGGACGAAGCCACAGCAGCACTGTTTCCAGAAAAACTGGTTGAAAGTGAACTAGGCCTGATACCGGAGGGGTGGAAGCTAAATACACTCTCAAATTTGATACAGTTAACAGGTGGCGGCACACCAAAACGTTCAGAAGAAACTTACTGGAATGGCAGCATTCCTTGGTTTTCTGTTAAAGATGTACCGAGTGGCAGCAACGTCTTTGTGGTTGATACTGAAGAGCGAATCACCGAGCTTGGCCTCCAGAAATCGTCTACAAAACTCCTGCCAAAAGGTACAACAATCATAACGGCTCGCGGAACAGTTGGTAAGCTAGCCCTTATAGGGAGTGACATGTGTATGAACCAGTCTTGCTACGGCATCAGGGGGAAAGATGTGGGAGACTATTTTAATTACTTCAACCTAAAAGAAGCTGTAAGCACATTGCAGCAAAACACTCATGGTGCAGTATTTGATACGATTACAACAAAGACTTTTGATACCTACACCATAGCGTTTTCAGGTATTGAGCTAGCAAATAAATTTGATGTGATAGTTTCTCCATTTTTGCAAAAAATAGAGAGTAATGTCCGAGAGAATATTGAACTATCAATACTCAGGGACACCCTACTTCCTAAACTACTTTCTGGTGAAGTAAAGTTAGACACGATGGAGATTTCAGGTGAATAA
- a CDS encoding class I SAM-dependent DNA methyltransferase gives MNNQEQEYLKELEKKLWNAADKLRASLDASQYKHAVLGLIFVKYVSDAFTIRQEEIKADLANPEHEYYLDPEGFSAEELAEEIAIELEQRDYYTEKNVFWLPTESRWSFLQDNGPVVIGGADLEIDGKTKKITSVGHLIDNALEGIERENKKLKGVLNKHYAQLRIDQAKLNELINLIATIPFNHKSLNSKDILGHIYEYFLGQFALAEGKKGGQFYTPASIVSLIVEMIEPFEGRVYDPAMGSGGFFVQSEKFIERYANQYDIDPITQKQKISIYGQEYNYTTWQLAAMNMAIRGLDYDFGKEPASTYTNDQHPDLRADFIMANPPFNMKEWNTGVDDNDPRWKYGTPPAGNANFAWLQHMLHHLAPDGSQALLLANGSMSSTTNNEGEIRKALIENDLVECMVALPGQLFTNTQIPACIWFLTKNKGMRTDKAGRKLRDRSEEILFIDARNLGYMKDRVLRDFTWDDIRKVADTFHAWKTTKDEVSDLTPYSDIAGFCKSATLADIQKHDYVLTPGRYVGAADVEDNGIPFAEKMADLTQKLSEQFTESAKLEAEIRKNLAGLGYEF, from the coding sequence ATGAACAACCAAGAACAGGAATACTTAAAAGAGTTAGAGAAAAAACTCTGGAACGCCGCCGACAAATTGCGTGCTTCACTAGATGCTTCACAATATAAACACGCCGTACTTGGACTGATATTCGTTAAATACGTGTCTGATGCCTTTACCATTCGTCAGGAAGAGATCAAAGCCGACCTTGCCAACCCAGAACACGAATACTATTTAGACCCAGAAGGCTTTAGCGCGGAAGAATTGGCCGAAGAAATCGCCATCGAGCTGGAGCAACGGGACTACTACACCGAGAAAAACGTCTTTTGGCTACCGACCGAGTCGCGTTGGTCGTTCCTTCAAGATAATGGCCCAGTGGTGATCGGTGGTGCGGATTTAGAAATCGACGGTAAAACCAAGAAAATCACCTCAGTCGGTCACTTGATAGACAACGCATTAGAAGGCATTGAGCGCGAAAACAAAAAACTCAAAGGCGTACTGAACAAACATTACGCTCAGCTGCGAATTGATCAAGCCAAGCTTAACGAGCTGATCAACCTGATTGCCACCATTCCGTTTAACCACAAATCGCTCAACAGCAAAGATATTCTTGGTCATATTTACGAATATTTCCTCGGTCAATTTGCTCTAGCAGAGGGCAAAAAAGGCGGTCAGTTCTATACACCCGCCTCCATCGTTAGCTTAATTGTAGAAATGATCGAGCCCTTCGAAGGTCGCGTCTACGACCCTGCCATGGGTTCCGGTGGCTTCTTTGTGCAATCGGAAAAGTTTATCGAACGTTATGCCAATCAATACGACATCGACCCGATCACGCAAAAGCAGAAAATTTCCATCTACGGCCAAGAGTACAACTACACCACTTGGCAACTGGCTGCCATGAACATGGCGATTCGCGGTTTAGACTATGACTTTGGTAAAGAGCCTGCCAGTACCTATACCAATGATCAGCATCCCGATTTACGTGCTGACTTTATTATGGCGAATCCGCCCTTCAATATGAAGGAATGGAACACGGGCGTAGACGACAACGACCCACGTTGGAAATACGGCACGCCCCCCGCCGGTAACGCCAACTTTGCTTGGCTGCAACATATGCTGCATCACCTTGCGCCCGATGGCTCCCAAGCCCTATTGCTCGCCAATGGCTCGATGAGTTCCACCACCAATAACGAAGGGGAGATTCGTAAAGCGCTGATCGAAAATGATCTTGTGGAGTGTATGGTCGCCCTACCCGGCCAGCTCTTTACCAATACGCAAATCCCCGCTTGTATTTGGTTCCTCACCAAAAACAAAGGCATGCGTACAGACAAAGCCGGACGCAAACTGCGTGACCGCTCGGAAGAGATCTTATTTATCGACGCTCGTAACCTTGGTTATATGAAAGACCGCGTACTACGCGACTTTACTTGGGACGACATTCGCAAAGTCGCCGATACTTTCCACGCTTGGAAGACCACCAAGGATGAGGTAAGTGACCTTACGCCCTATTCTGATATCGCCGGTTTCTGTAAATCCGCGACCCTAGCCGACATCCAAAAACACGATTATGTTCTCACACCAGGCCGTTATGTGGGCGCAGCGGATGTGGAAGATAACGGCATTCCCTTTGCCGAGAAAATGGCCGACCTAACGCAAAAGCTCAGCGAGCAATTTACCGAATCCGCCAAGCTAGAAGCGGAGATTAGAAAGAACCTAGCGGGGTTGGGTTATGAATTCTGA
- a CDS encoding winged helix-turn-helix domain-containing protein: MIPNYQDCMRPFLEAVNNASDTEVKLRDIITAISDHFQLSEAERAEPLPSGKQPIIDNRVGWARTYLSKAGLIDSPRRAHFQITQRGLNALSDSSTEINTQYLKQFEEFIDFTSTSAKTNDAKTLEEQNVDANDTPDEVLRNAYKTINDALAQDILERTRNVTPAFFEQLLIDLLIAMGYGINGSGHRLGGAYDGGVDGVINQDPLGVEQIYIQAKRYAQGRNITPEQMNSFAGALDKVKSKKGIFVTTSDFSTNAITESQKFSAQVVLINGEQLAKLMLRYNIGCQTQQTLHIKQIDEEFFDI; encoded by the coding sequence ATGATCCCTAATTACCAAGACTGCATGAGGCCTTTTTTGGAAGCCGTCAACAATGCATCGGATACGGAAGTAAAATTAAGAGACATCATTACGGCCATTAGCGATCATTTCCAACTGTCAGAAGCGGAACGTGCTGAACCTTTGCCCAGTGGCAAACAACCCATCATCGACAATCGTGTGGGTTGGGCACGCACCTATCTGAGCAAAGCCGGTTTAATCGACAGCCCACGCCGCGCCCATTTTCAAATTACTCAACGTGGATTAAACGCCCTAAGCGATTCAAGTACAGAGATTAATACCCAATATTTAAAACAGTTTGAAGAATTCATCGACTTCACCAGCACCAGTGCAAAAACAAACGATGCAAAAACACTAGAAGAGCAAAACGTCGATGCCAACGACACCCCCGACGAAGTATTGCGTAATGCCTACAAAACCATCAACGATGCCCTCGCACAAGACATTCTAGAGCGCACTCGTAACGTCACGCCGGCTTTCTTTGAACAATTGCTTATCGATCTACTTATTGCCATGGGTTACGGCATTAATGGCTCAGGACATCGCTTAGGTGGTGCATACGATGGCGGCGTCGACGGCGTGATAAACCAAGACCCACTAGGCGTTGAGCAAATTTACATCCAAGCCAAACGCTATGCTCAAGGCCGCAATATTACACCAGAACAAATGAACAGCTTTGCAGGTGCCTTAGACAAAGTGAAATCAAAAAAGGGAATCTTTGTGACCACATCAGACTTCTCAACCAACGCCATCACAGAATCACAAAAATTCAGTGCGCAAGTCGTACTAATAAATGGCGAACAGCTTGCTAAGTTGATGCTGCGCTATAACATAGGCTGCCAGACACAACAGACATTGCATATAAAGCAAATAGACGAAGAATTTTTTGACATTTAA